DNA sequence from the Dunckerocampus dactyliophorus isolate RoL2022-P2 chromosome 4, RoL_Ddac_1.1, whole genome shotgun sequence genome:
agttaaacagtagcctaggAGAGAAGTCATTCATTGCCGTCTTCATCATTCTCCTAAAACCACTAACATCGTCTTCTGCagcgtcagaattgaacagcctcataattcttttgtcacacactttgtcagtccccctctctctttctctgtcaTTCTCgatgtcacttttgtctcgaggcaaattagccctttagctttcggagtgtccgtgaatgcaacTTGCGGTCGTATAgagacaatgaggaagtgtcattccgaTGACGAAGGGACAGAGACGTGTTGGTTTGGAAattacactgctgttgatgtgttcgggtcataataaagttataaaagaatGTCAGACTGTTTGACTCTGTGGGACACTACACTGTGCCTGTCGTAATGGCGCCTGTCATGATAAGAGAGGCGTGGcctgccatgatgcgtatgcattCATTACGCTAAAGTAATTAAAGAAATTAATTAGTTACTGCTGTTAACGTGAGGTGACAGCTCTActcaaaaataaatgtaaatatttaatttgCATCTGATTTCTTTGGAATTTCTTTCGACAGGCATGGATCATAAAGTGTTGTGGTCAATGTAATTTATGTTACAGCTGTGTGTTGATTTTCAGAACCAACATGGTGACCAAAAGTTGAGTTGTGAATAAAAAGAGGCAGAATCCTCAGTGTTttcatatacactcctgatcaaaatcttaagaccagttgaaaaattgctagaatttgcattttgcacatgtggatcttaatgaggttttaagtaaagccacaatatgcaaaagcaagaagggggagtgagacaaaaaacattttgaacttgtaatttaaacaaaaacaaaactgaaataggttgtttatcacctgatcaaaagcttaagaccacaggctataaaagccaaaatttgctcagaattttcattttctgtcaggcattcacactgtcatgccctcctcatggctaaagctaagaagctttctctttttgattgtggtcggattgtcgagctgcataggCAAGGcttctcgcagcgtgccattgctgctgaggttaggcgcagtaagacagtcattctacatttttgtaaagatcctgagcattatccaacaaaaaagtaaagtaataGACCCAACAAAATCGGAGGattcgattggctgtccatcaagacacagggtggtcttcgacccaaattaaggcccttactggtgccgactgcagcgcaataagaaaagggtttaaaaaaacaaaaaacgaatcctaagacctcgtctccttcaacgccacaaaactgcccgtttagactttgccagggagcatcaaacatgggacactgaaaggtggaaaaatgtttctctgatgagaaaaaatgtaaccttgacagtccagatggcttccattgttactggcatgacaaggagatcccacctgagatattTTCTACCCAGTTTtggaagtgattaacaagaacggtggagctactgattactgagtcctactgaaaaaatgttttgttctggtttggagagttttttgttatttttgagtgatggtcttaaacttttgatcagctgataaacagccttttcagtttaattgttgttttcaataaatgactttttcaaagtgctttttgtctcactccctcttcttgttttggcatattgtagctctacttaaaacctcatgaagatccaaatgtgcaaaatgcaaattcaagcaatttttcaactggtcttaaaattttaaacAGGTCTGTATAGCAAGTGTTTGCCTGTGAAAGCATGATGATTTGCAGAAAACATTAGTGGCCTTACTTTGTGCAATTTGTATATTACAGTAGTTTTCATTTTTACACATGCAGTTATAATGTATGTTGCTCCTCGGGTTGTTAATAATACGGAGATGCACTTTGCACatttgatggggtttttttgtgaaaaatgcaTTCCTTAAATGGTTCGAAGTGTCGTTAGCACATCTGCCTCACAGGCAGGTGATTCTGGGATTGAATCCAGCTTTGACCtctctgtggggagtactccagcTTTCtaccacattgcaaaaacatgcatgttaggttaattggaggctcGAAATTGTCCATAACGGTTGTTTGTCCaaatgtgccttgtgattgactggtgaccagttaagggtgtaccccacttctcactcagtcagctgggataggctccagctcacccatgaccttGAACAGGATAAacggtagaaaatgaatgcaacTTAACGACCATGGGAAAATGAGGTGTGTCCAGTTGAGTTAATCTCACTCAAACTTTCCTCTCTTTTTAACCCACAGGTGAGCTAGTGGGGCCTACGCATTCCCCCCGCTATCCCACTGCGGCAGAACTTGATGCCTACGCTCAGAAGACGGCCAATAGCCCTCTGTCTATCAAGATCTTCCCCACCAACATCAGGGTTCCCCAGCACAAGCACCTTAACCGGACTGTGAATGGATATGACACCACAGGCCAGCGCTACAGCCCCTACCCACACCTCCACACTGGGGGCTACCATGGCCTGCTTGCCATCGTCaagtcctcttcctcctcctcatcatcatccacTTCTACTTTTGTCCCATCAAAAGGTGTTCTCAAGAACTCCGAAGGCAGACGGACTAAGTTGTCTCCAGCCCACATTGCTGTCGCCCCTTATCCACCTAGTAGTAGCACTTTAGTCAGTGGCCCCAGCCAGATGGTTTACCAAACTGGGCCCACGAAGCCTCCAGAGGGACCCGGGCTGTCGGTTCCTccaaatgtcactgtagctggCTCAGTGATTCCTGTTGCAGGGGGACGTGGCCTCACCCTACCCGCACAGTCCAACCTCCCTTCCATTCAAAGCATCATTTACCAGATCAACCAGCATTGCCAAGCTCAGGCTCTGCAGCAGGTGTGTCAGGGGGCACCACCTTCCAATTCCAGCCCCTCCAAGCAGGGCACAACAGTCATGGGggtctcctccagctcctcagGTGGAGGCTATGTTGTGGGAATGGGGCCACAGCCCAACATGGTGTACACAGGTCCCAGCCTGCCGCCACAGAACACAGAGGGGGTAAAGAGTGGGGTGTACGCAGATGGCATGGACTACATCCTCtggcagaagcagcagcagcaacagcagcagcagcaacaggcCATGCTCAGAATGTACAGCGGGGGcagtggagggggaggagctatCAGCAAGTCCCCTGAAAGCTGCATTCCAGTTGGTGGGATCATGGCAGGGCAAGTGTCCTCATCCTCGTCCAGACCTTACCACATGACAGCAAGTGCCAGCGGCGGAGGCGGTATGGACAAAGTCAGCTCCTCCCCTTTGAACTGTGTCGGCATGCATGGGAATTTCTCAGTGGGTCAGTACTTCGCCCCGCCATGGAACAGTGTCCTGGTGACACCCGACAGTGACTGCTACAACCCCCAGGAGCTTCTGGCCAGCTCCACAGGTGGGTCGGTCACAGGGCACAGAGAAATGGGCTACCCGCACCATCCctatcaccaccaccaccaccaccaccaccatcatcacccTGCCATCGACAGCGGAGGGCGTTTGTGCTGCAGCCTGCCCAGCAAGAGCATGTGCAACACGTCTGTGCTGAGCAGCAGCTTGCAGTCTCTGGAATACCTGATTAACGACATCCACCCACCCTGCATAAAGGAGCAGATGCTTGGCAAAGGCTATGAGACTGTGTCGGTACCGCGCCTGCTAGACCACCAGCACGCACACATTCGCCTCCCCGTTTACAGATAGAGGCGCAAATGAATCACAGGAATCAAGTAGTGAATTTGTAAAGAAAATCGAAAGTGAGCGTGTGCACATTTGCTTTAATAACAAGCCTCGCAAGAAGAGCCGTCGTCGTGCTGTGTGACCTGATCTTTGGTGGTTTCAAGTCAGACAGTGTGAATCCCAAATAAAAGAAAGGCGCTAGTGATTGCAAGTGGGAGAGAAAAGGGATTTCAAGATTCTCCTGATGATCCATTGTGTGGTTTGCTAATAGGAATTTTGGAttgatttgtttttctgtttccctttttttttgttgctgatgtTTTACTTGCCTGaacttttctctctttttgttatttttctgatgGAATCATAGCTTGACATGAAGTACAAACACCACTTGTACCCCCCTCCCCACCTTACAAATACTAAGGATGAAGCTACTGTGTAGGTTGTCACTGAAATAAATGGTCTTACAAGGACCAAAGATTAGGGCTGCTCACAGCATCCAAAACCGTAAGCAGACACGTGCAAATGGATGGAGACAGACTCAATGAAATTATAGGCAGGACTCTAGTGTTCAAGAATCATCAAGTCAGATTAGCAAATGATAGTTAATGATTATTGATGTTTTAATTGATACATAAATTGCACTGCTTGAATCTTGTTAACTTTGAAGTTTGGAATTGGGTAGTTtggatattatatatttaagaAACTTGAAAAACTTGAAcctattttatgttgttttatatatttgtaggTATATTATATGCATTGGCTGCTATGGGGAAAGGTGTCTctaatgctttttttccacttggTTTGTATGATTTTAATATTCCTCTTCAAGCTAACGTGCAGTTTCTTATGTCCTGGTTTGAGGCATAGTCGCTGCTTTGGTTCTGTAAGAACCTACTGTGTGAGAGAGCTTGTTCTTCTAACACTGGACAATTATGAAGGAGTGTTCTGGCCAtgctgaaaagaaaaaataacaattacacTAGTaatgttgcgagaataaagttgtatttgtttCACGTCATAATCTTACcagactaaagttgtaatatttcaattatAAAAGTATCCTTTTATTTATATGACGACTGTTGAGGCTCTTGCCAAGTTACACGTTAAGTCTCAGTTTcatcaaaaatgaaatgaaatagtcaGTGTTTGGCACATCAACATCATAAGCAGTATGTTTTGTTTAATGTCACTGCGTAAATGTGTGTTCCTGCACATGCTGAAATCTCTTTTGTTGGGTTTATTAGACCaacattactacttttttctcgaacacagtcgtcccttgccacagcgcgctttgaattttgtgacttcactctatcacggtttttcaaacataaattaattaataaatcatactgttttgtagaatacagcctatttgtctaaaaatatgca
Encoded proteins:
- the fam222aa gene encoding protein FAM222A: MLACLQRRQNPPPQHPVCVSKSLEPPQSLGHKCELVGPTHSPRYPTAAELDAYAQKTANSPLSIKIFPTNIRVPQHKHLNRTVNGYDTTGQRYSPYPHLHTGGYHGLLAIVKSSSSSSSSSTSTFVPSKGVLKNSEGRRTKLSPAHIAVAPYPPSSSTLVSGPSQMVYQTGPTKPPEGPGLSVPPNVTVAGSVIPVAGGRGLTLPAQSNLPSIQSIIYQINQHCQAQALQQVCQGAPPSNSSPSKQGTTVMGVSSSSSGGGYVVGMGPQPNMVYTGPSLPPQNTEGVKSGVYADGMDYILWQKQQQQQQQQQQAMLRMYSGGSGGGGAISKSPESCIPVGGIMAGQVSSSSSRPYHMTASASGGGGMDKVSSSPLNCVGMHGNFSVGQYFAPPWNSVLVTPDSDCYNPQELLASSTGGSVTGHREMGYPHHPYHHHHHHHHHHHPAIDSGGRLCCSLPSKSMCNTSVLSSSLQSLEYLINDIHPPCIKEQMLGKGYETVSVPRLLDHQHAHIRLPVYR